In the Myxococcota bacterium genome, one interval contains:
- a CDS encoding alpha/beta fold hydrolase gives MRTNRDASAAPPRAYRWRRGPCALLALLVLVALTAGGCRFVRLGSDLEALSRFGVLSGTATVPDWQGDPILVAVATRGRDWNAPLVVVAHVTLSEPGYFEFTLPPGEYYLGAVEDRDAGLDVDPDERFVLHASPYRLDAEDWIPGIELTLEEPSSANPQHIQLREGRSFVAGELSSLDHPRFARAEATIGLWRPLHALQRHAVGLFVLEPIDPARTPVVFVHGMGGTARDLAGLIEQLDRERFQPWVFQYPSALPLDAIAQGLTRALHEVHGRVGFSRVCLVAHSMGGLVSRKAIDSLVGRGVPVRGFVSIASPFGGVASAAMGVEVAPAVVPSWRDVDPGSAFLEGLYARPLPDAIPYFLLFAFQPRESSDGVVEIASQLRLEAQLEAERVRGFPATHISVLADARVARPVFELLGRCHGAPDGERVAEADSARR, from the coding sequence GTGCGAACCAACCGTGACGCGAGCGCCGCTCCTCCGCGCGCGTACCGGTGGCGACGCGGGCCGTGTGCCCTGCTGGCACTCCTCGTCCTCGTCGCGCTGACGGCAGGGGGCTGTCGCTTCGTGCGACTCGGCTCGGACCTCGAAGCCCTGTCGCGCTTCGGCGTATTGTCGGGAACCGCGACGGTGCCCGATTGGCAGGGCGACCCGATCCTCGTCGCCGTCGCCACCCGCGGCCGGGATTGGAACGCGCCACTCGTCGTGGTGGCCCACGTCACCCTCTCCGAGCCGGGCTACTTCGAATTCACCCTGCCGCCGGGCGAGTACTACCTGGGCGCCGTCGAGGATCGCGACGCTGGGCTCGACGTCGATCCCGACGAGCGCTTCGTGCTGCACGCTTCGCCCTATCGCCTCGATGCCGAGGACTGGATTCCGGGGATCGAACTCACCCTCGAGGAGCCCTCGTCGGCGAATCCCCAACACATCCAGCTCCGCGAAGGGCGCTCCTTCGTCGCCGGTGAACTCAGCTCGCTCGACCACCCGCGCTTCGCGCGCGCCGAAGCGACCATCGGGCTCTGGCGACCGCTGCACGCCCTGCAACGCCACGCGGTCGGGCTCTTCGTGCTCGAACCGATCGACCCGGCGCGCACCCCGGTCGTCTTCGTGCACGGCATGGGCGGCACCGCGCGCGACCTCGCGGGCTTGATCGAGCAGCTCGACCGGGAGCGCTTCCAACCCTGGGTCTTCCAGTACCCGAGCGCCCTCCCTCTCGATGCGATTGCCCAGGGGCTGACCCGGGCGCTCCACGAGGTCCACGGACGGGTCGGCTTCTCGCGGGTGTGTCTGGTGGCCCACTCGATGGGTGGCCTGGTGTCGCGGAAGGCGATCGATTCGCTGGTCGGGCGGGGGGTTCCCGTGCGCGGTTTCGTGAGCATCGCGTCGCCCTTCGGCGGTGTCGCGAGCGCGGCGATGGGCGTCGAGGTGGCGCCCGCGGTCGTGCCCTCGTGGCGCGATGTCGATCCCGGCAGCGCCTTCCTGGAAGGGCTCTATGCCCGTCCGCTCCCCGACGCGATTCCCTACTTCCTCTTGTTCGCGTTCCAGCCGCGGGAGAGCAGCGACGGCGTGGTCGAGATCGCCAGCCAGCTCCGCCTCGAGGCCCAGCTCGAAGCCGAACGCGTCCGGGGCTTTCCCGCGACCCACATCAGTGTCCTCGCGGACGCCCGGGTGGCGCGCCCGGTCTTCGAGCTGTTGGGGCGCTGCCACGGCGCGCCGGACGGCGAGCGCGTGGCCGAGGCCGACAGCGCACGCCGCTAG
- a CDS encoding spermidine synthase produces the protein MAPILYLVFFLSGAAALLFETLWFHQASLAFGSSVWASSLVLSSFMCGLALGNLLAGRFATRLRQPVVAYAVLEGVIALTGFALVLGLPTVGKALAPVLGALEAAPWAQNLSRLGFGFVLLLVPATAMGATLPLLVGVLEARDANFGAVLGRLYGWNTWGAVCGALAAELFLVAWLGVRFSAVVAASANLLAAVGAAWVARQPGAAVPAETASQPTATGARVWPLCLAAFGAGLVLLALEVVWFRFLTLFVAGTSLAFAAMLASVLAGIASGGLLAGAWLGRRPDAHRHVSLLAWGAGAWVGLGYLIFPLVSAPFAEGIVHGWLAVLWLTAALSFPVAAASGALFAMLGAKLRVVSPSAPRAAGWLTFWNTAGAGLGSLLGGFVLLPGLGIEPALFVLALAYGGVALACVFGATEAPRLSRLAAVGAVVWLGAALVFPHGVLRDHHLQRSVARVAAGDAYEVVAVREGRTETAVWLRHFLEGEPYADTLVTNNYSMSGTNWGGQRYMKLFTWWPVALHPDMRDALLISYGVGSTAESLIDTRALERIDVVDISEDILELSDLRFPDPAKHPLRDPRVEVHIEDGRYFLETTDRRFDLITGEPPPPKMAGVVNLYTREYFALVRSRLRPGGINTYWLPVHSLGAEDAKAIVRAYCEAFPDCSLWGGHGFSWMLIGSHDGLPPATEAAFARQWQDPVVGPELRHHGIERPEQMGALFLADADQLLDWTRDTPPLTDDHPKRLSDEAAPWPVDPLFDAWIEASGARERFAQSPFIEAVWPAALRERTLGYFAVQDQFNERAGGRLPTLDTPARLQRLEGLLATTDVEVPVYWILGTTVQEVATYARRAARGRRADPRRQALHDTARAYAARDYLGAALALSRAQRQQPRNPALVYLRVHALLRAGQADAARDVAQQAAAWLPSRDADRRVWSWFGERFGFDAPFDASETGQP, from the coding sequence ATGGCCCCGATTCTCTACCTCGTTTTCTTCCTCTCGGGTGCCGCTGCTCTCCTCTTCGAGACGCTGTGGTTTCACCAGGCGTCGCTGGCCTTCGGGAGCAGCGTCTGGGCGTCGAGTCTGGTGCTGTCGAGCTTCATGTGCGGGCTCGCGCTCGGGAACCTCCTGGCCGGGCGATTCGCCACGCGCCTGCGCCAGCCCGTGGTCGCCTATGCGGTCCTCGAGGGCGTGATCGCCCTGACCGGATTCGCGCTCGTGCTCGGACTGCCGACGGTGGGCAAGGCGTTGGCGCCAGTCTTGGGAGCACTCGAGGCGGCGCCCTGGGCCCAGAACCTCAGCCGCCTCGGGTTCGGGTTCGTTCTCCTGCTGGTTCCCGCCACGGCGATGGGCGCCACCCTGCCTTTGCTGGTGGGGGTCCTCGAGGCCCGCGACGCGAACTTCGGCGCCGTGCTGGGCCGACTCTATGGCTGGAACACCTGGGGCGCGGTCTGCGGTGCCTTGGCCGCCGAGCTCTTCCTGGTCGCCTGGCTCGGGGTGCGGTTCAGCGCCGTGGTCGCGGCGAGCGCGAATCTCCTGGCCGCGGTCGGCGCAGCCTGGGTCGCTCGCCAGCCGGGTGCCGCCGTGCCTGCCGAGACGGCGTCCCAACCAACGGCGACCGGGGCCCGCGTCTGGCCCCTGTGTCTGGCCGCCTTTGGCGCGGGTCTGGTGCTGCTGGCGCTGGAAGTCGTGTGGTTTCGCTTCCTCACCCTGTTCGTCGCAGGCACGTCCCTCGCGTTCGCCGCGATGCTGGCGTCGGTGCTCGCGGGCATCGCCAGTGGCGGGCTGCTGGCCGGCGCCTGGCTGGGGCGTCGTCCCGACGCCCACCGCCACGTGTCCCTGTTGGCGTGGGGCGCGGGCGCCTGGGTCGGCCTCGGTTATCTGATCTTTCCCCTGGTGAGTGCGCCCTTCGCCGAGGGCATCGTCCACGGTTGGTTGGCGGTTCTCTGGCTCACCGCAGCGCTGAGCTTTCCGGTGGCGGCCGCGTCGGGAGCGCTCTTCGCGATGCTCGGCGCGAAGCTGCGGGTGGTGTCGCCGTCAGCGCCGCGCGCGGCCGGGTGGCTGACCTTCTGGAACACCGCCGGCGCCGGCCTCGGTTCGCTTCTGGGCGGTTTCGTGCTGCTGCCCGGCCTCGGCATCGAGCCCGCGCTGTTCGTGCTGGCGTTGGCCTACGGCGGGGTGGCGCTCGCCTGTGTGTTCGGTGCGACGGAGGCGCCGCGCCTGTCGCGCCTGGCCGCCGTCGGCGCCGTCGTTTGGCTCGGCGCCGCGCTCGTCTTTCCCCACGGCGTTCTCCGCGACCACCACTTGCAGCGCTCGGTCGCGCGCGTCGCAGCGGGCGACGCCTACGAAGTGGTCGCCGTGCGCGAGGGGCGCACCGAGACCGCGGTCTGGCTGCGTCACTTCCTGGAAGGGGAGCCCTACGCCGACACCCTGGTCACGAACAACTATTCGATGTCGGGGACCAACTGGGGTGGGCAGCGCTACATGAAGCTGTTCACCTGGTGGCCGGTCGCGCTTCACCCCGACATGCGCGACGCCCTCTTGATCAGCTACGGCGTCGGCTCGACCGCCGAGTCGCTGATCGATACGCGCGCCCTCGAGCGGATCGACGTCGTCGACATTTCCGAGGACATCCTGGAGCTCTCGGATCTGCGCTTTCCCGATCCCGCGAAACACCCGCTGCGGGATCCTCGCGTCGAAGTGCACATCGAGGACGGTCGCTACTTCCTCGAGACGACGGACCGCCGCTTCGACCTGATCACCGGCGAGCCGCCGCCGCCGAAGATGGCCGGCGTCGTCAACCTCTACACCCGGGAGTACTTCGCCCTGGTGCGCAGTCGCCTGCGACCCGGAGGCATCAACACCTACTGGCTCCCCGTCCACAGCTTGGGCGCCGAGGACGCGAAGGCGATCGTGCGCGCCTACTGCGAGGCCTTCCCCGACTGCAGTCTGTGGGGCGGCCATGGATTCAGCTGGATGCTCATCGGTTCGCACGATGGTCTCCCGCCGGCTACGGAAGCCGCCTTCGCGCGCCAATGGCAAGACCCGGTGGTCGGTCCCGAGCTGCGGCATCACGGCATCGAGCGCCCGGAGCAAATGGGCGCCCTGTTCCTTGCCGATGCGGATCAGCTCCTCGACTGGACGCGCGACACACCGCCCCTCACCGACGACCACCCGAAGCGGCTCTCGGACGAAGCGGCGCCCTGGCCGGTCGACCCGCTCTTCGACGCCTGGATCGAGGCGAGCGGAGCGCGCGAGCGCTTCGCCCAGAGTCCCTTCATCGAAGCGGTGTGGCCTGCGGCGCTACGCGAGCGAACCCTCGGCTACTTCGCCGTCCAGGACCAGTTCAACGAACGCGCCGGCGGGCGTCTGCCCACCCTCGACACCCCCGCGCGCCTGCAGCGTCTGGAGGGCCTGCTCGCGACGACCGACGTGGAAGTGCCGGTCTACTGGATCCTCGGTACGACCGTCCAGGAAGTCGCGACCTACGCGCGGCGTGCGGCACGCGGGCGTCGGGCAGACCCGCGACGCCAGGCGCTCCACGACACCGCGCGGGCCTACGCGGCGCGCGACTACCTGGGCGCGGCGCTCGCGCTCTCGCGCGCACAACGTCAGCAACCGCGAAACCCGGCCCTCGTCTATCTCCGCGTGCACGCTCTGCTTCGCGCCGGCCAGGCTGACGCCGCCCGCGACGTCGCCCAGCAAGCCGCCGCGTGGCTGCCGTCGCGCGACGCGGATCGCCGCGTCTGGAGCTGGTTCGGCGAGCGCTTCGGGTTCGACGCGCCCTTCGATGCGAGCGAGACCGGCCAGCCCTAG
- a CDS encoding CBS domain-containing protein: METRERLVSEIMKHDVVTLAPEETLDLSDDVMSLGRIRHMPVVENEKLVGIVSRSDLLGASLTQAFDFTPERRRAFLRCIAVRDVMTKDVVAAGPTTTLEEAARIFRKRQISGLPIVDSDGTLRGILTQSDLLDAAYLDPKHTDAPADGAGESAFSSWITGEVRDLERLRDELRVQIHLGKAEVRARWTALERGLEALEMRSRRAADSAREPLKELEADAKKLVSDLREGFKRIRDAL; the protein is encoded by the coding sequence ATGGAAACGCGCGAACGTCTCGTCAGCGAGATCATGAAGCACGACGTCGTGACCCTCGCGCCCGAGGAGACCCTCGATCTCTCCGACGACGTGATGAGCCTCGGTCGCATCCGCCACATGCCCGTCGTCGAGAACGAGAAGCTGGTGGGCATCGTCTCTCGCAGCGACCTCCTGGGTGCGTCGCTCACCCAGGCCTTCGACTTCACGCCCGAGCGGCGCCGCGCGTTCCTGCGCTGCATCGCCGTGCGCGACGTGATGACGAAGGATGTCGTGGCGGCGGGGCCCACGACCACCCTCGAGGAGGCCGCGCGCATCTTCCGCAAGCGCCAGATCAGCGGTCTCCCCATCGTCGACTCCGACGGCACCCTGCGCGGCATCCTGACCCAGAGCGATCTGCTCGACGCCGCCTACCTCGACCCGAAGCACACCGACGCGCCCGCGGACGGCGCCGGTGAGTCGGCCTTCTCTTCCTGGATCACGGGCGAAGTGCGCGACCTCGAGCGGCTGCGCGACGAGCTCCGGGTGCAGATCCATTTGGGCAAGGCCGAGGTGCGTGCGCGCTGGACGGCGCTCGAGCGGGGGCTCGAAGCCCTGGAGATGCGTTCGCGGCGGGCGGCCGATTCCGCGCGCGAGCCGTTGAAGGAGCTCGAGGCCGACGCGAAGAAGCTGGTGTCGGATCTGCGGGAGGGCTTCAAGCGCATCCGAGACGCGCTCTAG
- a CDS encoding YafY family protein has protein sequence MRGDQLARQWQLIQRLAKSRVGASLDDLADELEVVRRTVYRDLDALMLAGFPVVSEKRDGRVYYRFLETFRLGDVPFTPDEILALAFGEDLLRVLEGTVFHDSIRSALSKIRAGLGPELTEYLSRLGESFRVLPGPHKSYAHLRETIRTLSDAVLSQKSVKMRYRTGRTGAVSSRKLDPYRVWYRSGGLYVVGHDHKSDELRTFAVDRIRAIQATEDAFAVPDDFDFETTMANAFGVIAEPATTVRILFDRRWASYVEERTWHPSQELVSRPGGRIELVMEVGGTADLRTWILSFGAGAEVLEPEALRNSVAEELAGALVRYQDSPKRKRAPRSRGPRSGARA, from the coding sequence GTGCGGGGGGACCAGCTCGCTCGACAGTGGCAGCTGATTCAGCGCCTCGCGAAGAGTCGTGTCGGCGCCTCCCTCGACGACCTCGCCGACGAGCTCGAAGTCGTCCGACGCACGGTCTACCGCGACCTCGATGCGCTCATGCTGGCTGGCTTCCCGGTGGTCAGCGAGAAGCGGGACGGTCGGGTCTACTACCGCTTCCTCGAGACCTTCCGGCTCGGCGACGTCCCGTTCACGCCCGACGAGATCCTCGCCCTCGCATTCGGGGAAGACCTCCTGCGCGTGCTCGAGGGGACGGTCTTCCACGACTCGATCCGCTCGGCGCTCTCGAAGATCCGCGCGGGGCTCGGCCCGGAGCTCACCGAATACCTGTCGCGGCTGGGCGAGTCGTTCCGCGTGCTGCCGGGCCCGCACAAGAGCTATGCGCACCTGCGCGAGACGATCCGCACCCTGAGCGACGCGGTGCTGTCCCAGAAGAGCGTGAAGATGCGCTACCGCACGGGCCGCACGGGCGCGGTCTCGTCACGCAAACTCGATCCCTATCGGGTCTGGTACCGCAGCGGGGGCCTCTACGTGGTCGGCCACGACCACAAATCCGATGAGCTGCGCACCTTCGCCGTCGACCGGATTCGCGCGATCCAGGCCACCGAGGATGCCTTCGCCGTCCCGGACGACTTCGACTTCGAGACGACCATGGCCAACGCCTTCGGGGTGATCGCCGAACCGGCCACGACGGTGCGCATCCTCTTCGATCGCCGCTGGGCGAGCTATGTCGAAGAGCGCACCTGGCACCCGAGCCAGGAACTCGTCTCCCGCCCCGGCGGACGCATCGAGCTGGTGATGGAGGTCGGCGGCACGGCCGACCTGCGCACCTGGATCCTCTCCTTCGGTGCCGGCGCCGAGGTGCTCGAACCCGAAGCCCTGCGCAACTCCGTCGCCGAGGAGCTCGCCGGCGCCCTGGTGCGCTATCAGGATTCGCCGAAGCGCAAGCGCGCGCCGCGTTCGCGGGGCCCGCGGTCCGGCGCCCGCGCCTAG
- a CDS encoding serine hydrolase domain-containing protein, producing MEPWDGRAMNATRGNRGRGRPLRGWARAGRWAFVACLFGFLACASPGPPERPAGREARGDFAYLEKRLDYAGERALSELEGVSLALFDRDRVLFAAGYGEADAANGRPATADTLYRVGSISKLFTAIAVLQLVEAGQLELDAPLTRYLPAFRLGPPPPFLPGSAAWSLDDITLRSMLTHHSGIPSDILKGFFSDDPPRQADYVELIGTYHAQAPVGFVMAYSNIAYTLLGQVVEVVSGVPFPEYVRTQILAPAAMDASSFEPTPEILDRVARSYRGEDEVPARRIGQLGAGGLFSSVQDLARFGQMALRGGEGERGRVLEKTTLASMWVQQNAEVALDGEVEIGLTWWRNPPGRKIRNGGLAVGHSGAMVAHRAHLLLLPERNLGAVAVTNTAEGGFRAHRLMQLALRLGMEAKYGIAPDAPEPPDVATPRTDAPSLDALAGRWATSAAALALRRQGGALRSQNLAWASALELVPAAEGTFEPRIRVFGLFPYATDFLARNRLRFERVGDLDAVFLEAKNSPSTLFGWRANPSPATEAWRARVGGYRLTNGEGDFRFFERAELSIQGDRLVVSLFAVGEPMPLSQYFEPLSDTEAVSWSLGRSGGARIRVTRDRQGEVIEALGYRLRRE from the coding sequence ATGGAACCGTGGGACGGCCGCGCCATGAACGCGACGCGCGGGAACCGGGGGCGCGGACGCCCCCTGCGAGGGTGGGCGCGCGCCGGGCGATGGGCGTTCGTGGCCTGCCTGTTCGGCTTCCTGGCGTGCGCGTCGCCCGGACCGCCCGAGCGACCGGCGGGCCGCGAGGCGCGGGGCGACTTCGCGTACCTCGAGAAGCGCCTCGACTACGCGGGGGAGCGCGCGCTCTCCGAGCTCGAAGGCGTGTCGCTCGCCCTCTTCGATCGCGATCGCGTGCTCTTCGCCGCCGGCTACGGCGAGGCCGACGCGGCGAACGGGCGTCCCGCGACGGCGGACACGCTCTACCGCGTGGGATCGATCTCGAAGCTCTTCACCGCTATCGCGGTCCTGCAGCTCGTCGAGGCAGGCCAACTCGAGCTGGATGCGCCCCTCACGCGCTACCTGCCCGCGTTCCGCCTGGGTCCTCCCCCGCCCTTCCTGCCCGGATCCGCCGCGTGGTCGCTCGACGACATCACGCTGCGCAGCATGCTGACGCATCACTCGGGGATTCCGAGCGACATCCTGAAAGGCTTCTTCAGCGACGACCCGCCTCGCCAGGCGGACTACGTCGAACTGATCGGGACCTACCACGCCCAGGCGCCCGTGGGCTTCGTGATGGCGTACTCGAACATCGCGTACACGCTGCTCGGGCAGGTCGTCGAAGTCGTGAGCGGGGTCCCGTTCCCCGAGTACGTCCGCACCCAGATCCTCGCGCCCGCGGCGATGGACGCCTCGTCCTTCGAACCCACCCCCGAGATCCTCGATCGCGTCGCGCGTTCGTACCGGGGCGAAGATGAGGTCCCCGCGCGCCGCATCGGCCAGCTCGGTGCCGGCGGGCTCTTCAGTTCGGTTCAGGACCTCGCCCGGTTCGGACAGATGGCGCTGCGAGGGGGAGAAGGCGAGCGGGGACGCGTCCTCGAGAAGACCACCCTCGCGTCGATGTGGGTCCAGCAGAATGCCGAGGTCGCCCTCGATGGCGAAGTCGAGATCGGCCTCACCTGGTGGCGCAACCCGCCCGGCAGGAAGATCCGGAACGGGGGACTCGCAGTCGGGCACAGCGGCGCCATGGTGGCGCACCGGGCGCACCTGCTGCTGCTCCCCGAACGCAACCTCGGGGCGGTCGCGGTCACGAACACCGCCGAGGGTGGCTTCCGCGCCCACCGGCTGATGCAACTCGCGCTCCGGCTCGGCATGGAGGCGAAGTACGGCATCGCGCCGGACGCGCCCGAGCCGCCTGACGTCGCGACGCCCCGCACCGACGCTCCCTCGCTCGACGCGCTCGCGGGCCGCTGGGCGACGAGCGCGGCCGCACTCGCGCTGCGACGTCAGGGAGGCGCCCTGCGATCGCAGAACCTCGCCTGGGCCAGTGCCCTGGAGCTCGTGCCCGCGGCGGAAGGCACCTTCGAACCGCGGATCCGGGTCTTCGGGCTGTTCCCCTACGCGACCGACTTCCTCGCGCGCAACCGGCTGCGCTTCGAGCGGGTCGGCGACCTCGATGCCGTGTTCCTCGAAGCCAAGAACAGCCCGAGCACCCTGTTCGGTTGGCGGGCGAACCCATCGCCTGCGACGGAGGCCTGGCGCGCGCGCGTCGGTGGCTATCGGCTGACGAACGGCGAAGGGGACTTTCGGTTCTTCGAGCGCGCCGAGCTCTCGATCCAGGGCGATCGCCTGGTCGTCTCGCTGTTCGCGGTGGGCGAGCCGATGCCCCTCTCCCAGTATTTCGAGCCGCTGTCGGACACCGAGGCGGTGTCGTGGTCGCTGGGACGCAGCGGGGGAGCGCGCATCCGGGTGACGCGGGATCGACAGGGCGAGGTGATCGAGGCGCTGGGCTATCGGCTGCGACGCGAGTGA
- a CDS encoding PEP-CTERM sorting domain-containing protein (PEP-CTERM proteins occur, often in large numbers, in the proteomes of bacteria that also encode an exosortase, a predicted intramembrane cysteine proteinase. The presence of a PEP-CTERM domain at a protein's C-terminus predicts cleavage within the sorting domain, followed by covalent anchoring to some some component of the (usually Gram-negative) cell surface. Many PEP-CTERM proteins exhibit an unusual sequence composition that includes large numbers of potential glycosylation sites. Expression of one such protein has been shown restore the ability of a bacterium to form floc, a type of biofilm.), giving the protein MLQSNRIFLALAFLLSGSPATAVMPEVTLDYEGTLDTCVGVCTLFASVGDPFTAEFRQVAPGPGTHTLGTDIGIPNVPQSQDPQSDVQNTACLRDFGVGTVVLGTASIGLHVNGAPESPGATSLDLDASNNVTGGFLNVQTLDGLPELLGQPRLITDIDVDAGTFVTMFDTGVGLVTIASGTGAFLPEPSSAWMLCVGGGAIIGLKRRKRT; this is encoded by the coding sequence ATGCTTCAGTCGAATCGGATCTTCCTTGCCCTGGCCTTCCTGCTTTCTGGATCTCCCGCGACGGCCGTGATGCCCGAAGTGACGCTGGATTACGAGGGCACCCTCGACACGTGTGTCGGTGTCTGCACGCTGTTCGCGAGCGTCGGCGATCCCTTCACGGCCGAGTTCCGCCAGGTAGCGCCCGGGCCGGGCACGCACACCCTGGGAACCGATATCGGGATCCCCAACGTGCCGCAGAGCCAGGACCCGCAGTCCGACGTCCAGAACACGGCCTGCCTGCGCGACTTCGGCGTCGGGACGGTCGTGTTGGGGACCGCTTCGATCGGACTCCACGTCAACGGAGCCCCCGAGAGCCCCGGCGCGACGAGCCTGGACCTCGATGCTTCGAACAATGTGACCGGGGGGTTCCTGAACGTCCAGACGCTGGACGGGCTGCCGGAGCTGCTCGGCCAGCCCCGACTCATCACCGACATCGACGTCGATGCGGGAACCTTCGTCACGATGTTCGACACCGGCGTCGGCCTGGTGACGATCGCCTCGGGCACCGGCGCGTTCTTGCCGGAGCCCAGCTCGGCGTGGATGCTCTGTGTCGGCGGCGGCGCGATCATCGGTCTGAAGCGACGCAAGCGCACCTGA
- a CDS encoding PepSY-associated TM helix domain-containing protein: MERDRHRRLYDLHSWTGITLGWFVYLVTLTGCFALFEKEIRTWEDPARRLTLPAQGAPMQSALERFVAEASAGMEIRFVAFTPATGIEPYHAARVGTRATDGTSGMVHRRWNVATGEPLPEHAMGLSEWLLEFHRSLMWPDAWGGYRVGRTLVGIAGVALLLSLLTGALIHTKWARSFHVLRVDRSDRLRWQDLHKVLGLWLLPFASAIAATGAMLGMVVVSPAAVFLAIGGDRSAIDRGNRPPPAPPTAERAATAMLPIERFLEIRHPATGHVPALVQFRRWGEPDATAELRFPVEERLARYEIRVVNAVSAAEVPGHAGNRPVTTAQRLYGTVAPLHFGTYGTLATKVVYALLGTLLAIAVLLGNAMWISRRSRLGAVSTASRRYRRLDRANVGIALGIPLATFACFHADKLWFGAAGSPRVGIGAVYLSVAAATGLYAAVRSDRDAALRELLRLLAGLCVGVPLVDAATGGGLVAIEDLGRGVPHAWVNASALLTGLAIWAATPGLSRFAARSARRAAAARGDADADEGTRA; this comes from the coding sequence TTGGAACGCGATCGGCATCGCCGCCTCTACGATCTGCATTCCTGGACGGGCATCACGCTGGGCTGGTTCGTGTACCTGGTGACCTTGACGGGTTGCTTTGCCCTCTTCGAGAAGGAGATCCGCACCTGGGAGGATCCCGCGAGGCGCCTGACGCTTCCGGCGCAAGGGGCCCCCATGCAGTCGGCCCTCGAGCGCTTCGTCGCGGAGGCCTCTGCTGGGATGGAGATCCGCTTCGTCGCGTTCACGCCCGCCACCGGGATCGAGCCCTACCACGCAGCGCGGGTGGGCACCCGCGCCACCGACGGCACGTCGGGCATGGTGCACCGTCGCTGGAACGTCGCGACGGGCGAGCCGCTCCCCGAACACGCCATGGGGCTCTCGGAATGGCTGCTCGAGTTCCACCGCAGCCTGATGTGGCCGGACGCGTGGGGCGGATATCGCGTCGGCCGCACCCTGGTCGGCATCGCGGGGGTGGCGCTGCTGCTCTCCTTGCTCACGGGAGCGCTCATCCACACGAAGTGGGCACGTTCCTTTCACGTGCTGCGCGTAGACCGATCCGACCGCTTGCGTTGGCAAGACCTGCACAAAGTGCTCGGACTCTGGCTGCTGCCCTTCGCATCGGCGATCGCCGCGACGGGAGCCATGCTCGGGATGGTCGTCGTGAGCCCGGCGGCGGTCTTCCTGGCCATCGGCGGAGACCGGTCCGCCATCGACCGCGGCAACCGTCCCCCGCCCGCTCCGCCGACGGCGGAACGGGCCGCCACGGCGATGCTCCCGATCGAACGCTTCCTAGAGATCCGCCACCCGGCGACGGGACACGTCCCTGCCCTCGTGCAGTTCCGCCGTTGGGGCGAACCCGACGCAACGGCCGAGCTGCGTTTCCCCGTGGAAGAGCGGCTCGCGCGGTACGAGATCCGGGTGGTGAATGCGGTCTCGGCGGCGGAGGTGCCGGGCCACGCCGGCAACCGGCCGGTCACGACCGCGCAACGCCTCTACGGAACCGTCGCTCCGCTCCACTTCGGGACCTACGGCACGCTCGCCACGAAGGTCGTCTACGCGCTCCTGGGCACGCTGCTGGCGATCGCCGTGCTCCTCGGAAACGCGATGTGGATCTCGCGTCGCTCCCGGCTCGGCGCGGTCTCGACGGCGAGCCGGCGCTATCGGAGGCTCGACCGGGCGAACGTGGGAATCGCGCTAGGCATCCCGCTCGCCACCTTCGCCTGCTTTCACGCCGACAAGCTGTGGTTCGGTGCCGCCGGGAGTCCCCGCGTCGGCATCGGAGCCGTGTATCTGTCGGTCGCCGCGGCCACGGGCCTCTACGCAGCCGTCCGTTCCGACCGGGACGCGGCCCTCCGTGAACTCCTCCGTCTCCTCGCCGGGCTGTGCGTGGGAGTGCCGCTCGTCGACGCCGCGACCGGGGGTGGCCTGGTGGCGATCGAGGACCTCGGGCGCGGGGTACCTCATGCGTGGGTGAACGCCAGCGCGCTGCTGACCGGACTGGCAATCTGGGCGGCCACCCCCGGGTTGAGCCGGTTCGCCGCGCGCTCGGCGCGCCGCGCGGCGGCGGCACGTGGTGACGCGGACGCCGACGAGGGCACTCGGGCCTGA